Below is a window of Campylobacter canadensis DNA.
GCACTAATAAAAAATCGTCTCTATTTTCGTATTTGTTTTCTTTGTAATTATATAAGGTATCTACAAGCTTTATTGCACTAAAAACACAATCGTAATTTTTATATTCTAAAAGTAAATTATTTAATACTTCTTCTTTTACAAGCAATCTTGCAACATCACTAATCATTACATATTGGCTAGTACATTCTTTTAAAGCATTTTTAATACTAGCTCCTCTTGTATTAGCGCCTTTTACAAAAATAAAATCATTAGATAATTTTTCATACTGATAAGGCTCATTGCAAGTAATAATAATTTCTTTAAAAGCGTACATTTTTTTAAAATTATTTGCTACATAAAGCCAAAGTGGAACTTTATCAATATATAAATTCTGTTTTTTAAACTCACAATTAAAGCGTGTAGAATCACCAGCTGCTAATAATATTAAACTTAAATCATTCATTTTTCTTTCCTTCTTGTGTTATTTTGTAACATTTTTGAGTTAAATATAGTAATTATTAGCAAAAAAAAGAAAAAAAATAAAAAAAATATTACAATTTGTAACATTTATAAAGACAAAATTATCTTATCTGCTTTAATTTTACTTAAAATTTCATCGCCAATTTTATATTTTCTCTTTAGCTTTTCAACTTTTACACTAGCTTGTAAAATATTATCAGCAAAAGCAAGGTCTAAATGATAGTAGCCATCAATAATTTTCATATCAACTATTTTAGCTTTAAAAGAATTTTCCCCTTCTTCTTCTAATTCAATAAAATTAATTTTAAATATTAAAAACACATAATCATTAACTTTTAATTGTAAATCATACACAGCAGAATTTGAAATTAAAACATTTATTTTAACGCCATTAAGCTCACAAGTAACTTTTGCACAAAGTTTGCTTAAATTTATATTAATAATCTTGGCTTTTATAACATTTCTTGCCGATAATAGTGGTCTAAAATCATCATTTAATTTACTTTTATATTCTGTGAATT
It encodes the following:
- a CDS encoding TOBE domain-containing protein; translation: MKINLELEFILNNDVKINAKHIKLLKQILLDKSILKAAKNLNISYKNAWDSLNLINQNSIMPLFNNQSKKEGAKLSLFALKLIEKYDEFTEYKSKLNDDFRPLLSARNVIKAKIININLSKLCAKVTCELNGVKINVLISNSAVYDLQLKVNDYVFLIFKINFIELEEEGENSFKAKIVDMKIIDGYYHLDLAFADNILQASVKVEKLKRKYKIGDEILSKIKADKIILSL